The window CGCGGCGGCGTACGACAGTTGAGCCCGCTGCGACGCAGGTGAGAGCCGTACGCGTCAAGCTTTGGACAAGGATGTGCGGGCGTCTGTACCCGGGGCCCGCGCAGGAGCACACTCCCCTTCGTTCGGTGCCGAGAGGGCACCATGCAGAGGGGGCGAATGCCGATGGTCGTCGGCGTCGTGGCGGGGGCGGCGGTTGTCGCTGTCGCCGTTCTGATCGGTCTGTTCAAGCTCATGTGGCGGGTCGCCGAACCCAACGAGGCACTGATCATCTCGGGGTCCAAGCACCGTACGGAGGGCATCGAGGAGGGGATGGGGTTCCGCATCGTCACCGGGCGCGGCACGCTCGTGATGCCCGGGGTGCAGGCGGTGCGCAAGCTCTCGCTGGACCTGAACGAGACGGAACTCCAGGTGGACTGCGTGACCCACCAGGGCATCCCGCTCAAGGTGCGGGGCGTGGTCATCTTCAAGGTGGGCGACGACTTCGTGTCGATCGCGAACGCGGCCCGCCGCTTCCTCGACCAGCAGAAGCTGATGTCGGAGCGGGTGCACAACGTGTTCGCCGGTCATCTGCGGTCCATCGTGGGCGGGTTGACGGTCGAGGACATGATCCGGGACCGGGAGAAGCTCACCGGTCAGACGCGGGCCGCGTGCGGCACGGAGATGGAGAAGCTGGGGCTGATCGTGGACTCACTGCAGATCCACGAGATCGAGGACCCGACCGGGTACATCCGGAATCTGGCCATGCCGCACGCGGCGGCCGTGCAGCGGGACGCCCGGATCGCGCAGGCGGAGGCGAACCGGCTGGCCACCGAGGCCGAGCAGCAGTCGTTCGCCCGGATGGCGGAAGCCACCCGGGACAGCGAGATCCTCCAGGCCGGCTACCAGGCCGAGCGCGACAAGGCCGCCGCCAAGGCCCGGCAGGCAGGTCCGCTCGCCGAGGCCGGGGCGAGGCAGGAGGTCGTCGTCCAGGAGACACGGGTGGCGGAGCTGGAGGCGCACCGCCGCGAGCAGCAGCTCCAGGCCGATGTCCGCAAGCCCGCCGACGCGGCGGCCTACGAGACACGCACCCTGGCCGAGGCGGAGCGCGACGCGCGGATCTCGGGGGCCGAGGCCCAGGCGAAGGAGACGGAGCTGGCGGCCGCCGCCGAGGCGACCCGGGTCAAGACGGCCGCGGGTGCCGAGGCCGAGGCGACCAAGGCGCGGGGCGAGGCGGCCGCGCAGGCCACCCGGGCGACCGGTGAGGCCGAGGCG of the Streptomyces koelreuteriae genome contains:
- a CDS encoding SPFH domain-containing protein; this translates as MPMVVGVVAGAAVVAVAVLIGLFKLMWRVAEPNEALIISGSKHRTEGIEEGMGFRIVTGRGTLVMPGVQAVRKLSLDLNETELQVDCVTHQGIPLKVRGVVIFKVGDDFVSIANAARRFLDQQKLMSERVHNVFAGHLRSIVGGLTVEDMIRDREKLTGQTRAACGTEMEKLGLIVDSLQIHEIEDPTGYIRNLAMPHAAAVQRDARIAQAEANRLATEAEQQSFARMAEATRDSEILQAGYQAERDKAAAKARQAGPLAEAGARQEVVVQETRVAELEAHRREQQLQADVRKPADAAAYETRTLAEAERDARISGAEAQAKETELAAAAEATRVKTAAGAEAEATKARGEAAAQATRATGEAEAAAAQARGLAAAEAAKAKGLAEAQAIKARAAALAENQEAVVAQQLAENWPEIVKAGASAFGNVDNMVVLNGADGMADMLAKALTMGGTGLGLARQLLASMDRNGQAPQGTSPLNGQAQKVPVDDK